DNA from Selenomonadales bacterium:
ATAAAGTATTACTATTATGTATGGAATAGGGGTTAGGGTTGTTATGGAAAATTTCGATAAGATGATGGAGATGATCGGGCTGATGTTCGATGGCGCAGGCCTTACGCTCGAGATATTCTTCACGACGCTCGTGTTCACGCTTCCACTGGGGTTATTGGTCGCGCTGATCCGATTGTCTAAGTTCCGTCCGCTCAGTTTTTTGATGGAAGTGTACATCTGGCTGATGCGCGGTACGCCGCTGATGCTTCAGCTTTTGTTTATCTATTATGCGCTGCCGATCGTGGCTGATATTCGCTTGCCTGATTTCAGTGCGGCGATCATCGCGTTCGTCCTCAACTATGCGGCATATTTTGCAGAGATCTTCCGCGGTGGTATCCAGTCGATCGAACGCGGTCAGTATGAGGCGGCCAAAACGCTCGGTATGACGTACGTGCAGACGATGCGCCGTATTGTCTTGCCGCAGGTCATCAAACGTGTTCTTGCTCCTGTCAGCAACGAGACGATCACGCTTGTCAAAGATACATCGCTCGTCTATGTTTTGGCGATGAACGATCTTTTGCGTACGGCAAGAACGATCGTACAGCGTGAGTTCGATATGACGCCGTTCTTGGTCGCGGCGATCTTCTATCTCGTGATGACGCTTGTCTTGACGAAGGTCTTTAAGAAATTGGAACAGCATTATGCTGTCTATGATGAGTGAGGGATGCGCTTTGGAGATGATTAAGGCGGTAGGTATCCGCAAGAGTTTTAAAGATGTCGAGGTCTTAAAGGGCATCGACTTGACGGTCAATAAAGGCGAGGTCATCGCCATTATCGGTACATCCGGTTCGGGTAAAAGTACGTTTCTTCGCTGCTTGAATCGCTTGGAGGTCATCACGGGCGGTTCGGTCACGATCGAGGGCGAACAGCTGGCGGGCGAGGAAAACGGCCGCGTCGTTTATGCGAGCGAATCGGAAGCGCGCCGCATCTGCTCGAAGATGGGGATGGTGTTTCAGCAGTTTAATTTGTTCCCGCATATGACGGTCATGGAGAATCTTATCGAAGCGCCGATGATCGTGAAGAAGATGAAACGCGAAGAGATCGAGCCGATCGCTAAGGAGCTTCTTGCCAAGGTCGGTCTGTCAGCGAAGGCTGACAGTTATCCGTCGCAGCTGTCGGGCGGTCAGAAACAGCGTGTGGCGATCGCGCGTGCGCTTGCGATGTCACCTGATATCATGCTGTTTGATGAACCGACGTCGGCACTCGATCCCGAGCTTACGGTCGAGGTATTAAAGACGATCCGCGACTTGGCGAAAGAGAAAATGACGATGGTCATCGTAACGCACGAGATGGCGTTCGCGCGTGAGGTCGCTAATCGCGTGTTGTTCGTAGACGGCGGCCGCGTCGTCGAAGAAGGATGCCCCGAGGAGATCTTCGGCAATCCGAAACAAGAGAGAACGAGAGCGTTCCTCAACAATATGTTATAAAAAACGTATTTCCCCGTATCGCCTGTGTGGTGGTGCGGGGATTTTTTTGTATATTCCGAGTGTGTTACATCATGACCGAAAAACAGGAAAAAACAGATGAATGTATATTGGAAAATGAAAGTTGTATTTTCGCATAATACAAATAAGGAAAAATTCTGCTTTTTCGCTGAAAATATGTTGCAACAATGCGTAAGTATTGATAAAATGAAGGTGGTAACGTAACACTAATGTAACGTAGTGTGTAATAGATGGGGGTACGTGATGATCAGAGAAAGAAGAAGTAAAGAGAAATTGAATGCGTACTATAATAAATTCATCGATTTTGGCGTGATGGATCCAAACGTCCATCCGTGGGTAGCGCAGTCATGGCAAGAGAGTCGTACACTTGGGGTATTGCCCGATCGTATGCCGAAACTGGTACAATGGTCGAAGGAAGAGCTCGCCGAGAAGCAATCGCTTCATGCGGCGGCGATCGAATACGTGACGGATTTTTATCAGAATATCCACGAGTTTTTCTCGAGCTATAATATGAGTCTTTTATTGTTGGATGCAGACTGCTATGTCCTCAAGAGCTATTCGCTTCCGTTCTATCAGAGAACGCCGGGGCAGACGGAGGGTGCGCGTTTGTCGATGAAGGATATCGGCACGTCGAGTATTAGTCTGACGCATCGCCATAAGGTGCCGTTCCTTTTGTTTGGGCCCGAGATGTGGATACGCGAATGTCAGATGGGCGATGCTTGTTCGGTGCCGATCATGGTTGACGGCAAGCTCGGATATATCCTGACGCTCGTGGCAGTGGAGCAGAATGCACTTCCGTATACGGCGCTCGTGTCACTCATGCTTTCGATGCGGATGTCGATGGAGCGTCATCTTGATATGATACAGACGCTCAAGGCAAGACAAGCTATCTTGGATGCCGCGCCGATCGCGGTATATCACATTTTGCCGAATGGTGAGGTCGCGTATACGAACAAGATGGGCAGAAGCAGACTTGCGCTCATCCATACGGATAATGACAGTTTGCCGAATCTCAACGATGCGGTGCTGAATTATCATCATACGCCGATCTATCAGGGGTTCAAGGGTATTCCTTGCTATAATAAGGAAATTACGTGGATCACCGAAAAACGAACGTATGAAGATATTACGACGGTCGTCCCGCTTGAAGGTCAATCGGGCGGAGATATCTCGGGCGTCGTAACGGTCACGATGCCGATCGAGGATCTTCGTATGCTGGTCGCGCATGCTGTCGGTTATACGGCGAAATACAGCCTTGCCAGCATGGTCGGCTCGAGCCAGACGTTTACGGCGATGTGGGAAAAAGCATCTCGCGTTGCGAAAAACGAGAATCATATCCTTCTGCAAGGGGAAGGCGGTACGGGCAAACAGCGTCTTGCGCACGGTGTTCATCAGGCAAGTACGCGGGCGGCAGGGCCTCTCATCACGCTTCGCTGCGGTGACCTTCCGCAGGAGATCTTGGAAGAAGAACTGTTCGGTACGGCAGAACGTGAAGATGTCGGTCGCCCCGGTAAGCTCGAGCTTGCCAACGGCGGTACGCTTTTCATGGACGAGATCGAAAAACTTCCGCGCAGTGTTGCTATCATGTTAGCAGAGGCGCTGATGTCGCACACGATGCGCCGAATGGGCGACCGTGTGAACAGAACGATCAATGTGCGTATCATTGCGGCAAGCGACTGCGACCTCAAGCGATTGACGGAACGCGGCGGATTCGACGAAAGCCTTTTCCGTATCATCAGCAAAAATACGCTTCGTGTACCGCCGCTTCGTGCGCGTGTATCGGATATCCCGAGCTTGGCGGCGCATATTATTCGCGAGCTGGCACAACAGCACGCGATGGCTGAAAAAACGCTTGCCGAAGATACGAAGAAGCTTCTCATGTCGTATGAATGGCCGGGCAATATCAAGCAGCTGCAGGAAGTCGTCGAGCATGCTTATTTCAATACGGCAGGCTCTGTCATACAAGCCGACGATATCAATCTGATGGGCGATGTGAAGCCCGATATGTCGTGGAAAGAAGATCGCGACGTATTCGAACGTGTCTGGAAGGCGGCGGGCGGTAATGTCAGCCGTATGGCGAATATGCTCGATGTCAGCCGTGTGACGCTGTATCGTTACTTGAAAAAATACGGAATTGAAAAGAAATAGAAAAAGGATTGGGTGAATAGCGTGCGTTTACGGAAAAAACCGTGGGTGAAAGATGCGATTTTGGATTATGCGGATTTTGTAAGACAAGAGGTAACAGAAGAAGCGAAAGGGAAGTGGGCAGACGATTTCGGCCGCACAGCACCGCTTCATGTAGAGCTTGGCTGTGGGAAAGGGGATTTCATCACGGGTATGGCGGCGCGTCATCCCGAGATCAATTTCATCGGTATCGAAGCACAGCTCGATGTCCTCTATGCGGCGGCAAAAAAAGTGCATGAAGCAGGTCTTACGAATGTGCGCCTGTTGGTGTTCAATATCGAAGGCATCACGAATATCTTCGAAGAAAGCGAAGTCGATCGCTTCTATATCAACTTCTGCGATCCGTGGCCGAAAGCGCGCCATGCGAAACGTCGTCTGACATATCGTACATTCCTTGAAAGATATCGCGGTCTTCTGAAAAAAGGCGGTGAGATACATTTCAAGACGGACAACAGACCGCTCTTTGATTTCTCGCTGGAGGAATTCGAAGCAGTCGGCTGTCGCGTAGAAGATATCTCGTATGACCTTCACAGCGAAGATCGTCCCGACAATATCAGAACAGAATACGAAGAGAAGTTCAGCGCAAAAGGGTTTAAGATCAACCGCTGCGAAGTGAGCTTCGACTGACAAAACGTGTGCATCATCATATACTACACAAAGATGATCCGAAAGGAAGTGTAGTGTGATGGGGCACACGTTTCTTTTTAGAAGTGAGCCGAAGGGGCGATGTGACAGTCTTGATTGGTGGCTGTCTATCCTTTCTGCCGATGCGATGCTCCTGTCAGAAGCGGCAGGCGGCTCGCGCTCGCTTGCCAAGCTGTCGGAATCGCTTGAAACGCTTGCGGTGGAGCGCAGGCGCAAAGGGCGGGAAACGTATCGCGAGCGCGCAGTAGAGCAGATAGAGAAGCTGGCGGCGTGCACAGCTGCCATGACAGCGGAGCGGGGACATGCGCGTATCTACCCGTCGCTGGCGCGCCATCTGGAGAAAAAAACGCAGTATGCGCGTTATCTAACAAGGCAGAGTGATGCACCGCTCGTCTGCGGAGCGTCTGCGATGAGAGAGGTGTCGTTTGGGTTGTCGCTCGTTTCTGACACGGCACAGCTTTGTCCGCAGTATCTCGATCCGTCGGAGCGTATGATGATGAAGAAGGCGCATGAGATGCGCGAGATGCTCGAAGATAAGCGGTCGCGTGCATTCGTGTGCGAGATGGGACGCGGTGGGTGCCTTCCGTTTTTGGCGGAGGCCGATGAGGCGGTCACCGAGTATCGGCGATTTTTACGTGAGTTGAGCGCGCGGGCAGAAGAGAAAAGACTTTCCTCTGTATTCCCGCCATCGTTTCTCGTATGGGCAGACGGTACGTGCGCGCTCGTCCACCGCCTTTTGAAACGGCTCATAAGCGGGAAGTCTGTGTTGGGCGTTGCGGAAGAAGAGGAGGCCGTATCATCCGATGAAGTGATGCGGACAGCACCGCTCATGCCGATGACGATACTGGCAGAACATAGTGGGGCGGAAGCTGTGCGCGAAGAGCTTGTGACGGAAGAAGTGGCTGCGGAAGGCGAAACGGTGTTTGAAAAAGTGCCTGCAGAGAAAGAGGTTTGCGAGGAGTGCGCAGAGGGACTGACCGATGAGGTGACGACAGAGCTGGCTGTTATAGAAGTCCCTGCTTTACCGGTACCACCTGCCGAGGAAGTGCTTGCCCAAAAAGATGGATCGCCGGCGTTTGAGAAGATATATGCAAAGGCGAGCGACTATAAGAATGTCGTAGAGAAGGCGGTCAAAAAAAGTCGCGAGAATAGTGCGCGTATGCCCAGACCGCTCGGCAAAAGACGATAAAAAAGAACGACCGATACGGTCGTTCTTTTTTATGTCGGGGGGAGTATGGCGATCTGATGGAACAGCTCGTGTGCGCAGATGCTGATAGAGAGGAGCTTTTCGTTGACGAGATCGACGAGCGAAAGGTCGGCGAACATGTTGCTTGTCGCGATGGCGAATCGTTCATCGGGCAGAAGATACAGATGGCTGATGCTGCGTCCGAGCGAATATGAGCCTGTGATATCGCCTGTGTGGCGGTCTATCTTCGTAACGGTGCCTGTCGCTTCGCTGACAAGACAGA
Protein-coding regions in this window:
- a CDS encoding amino acid ABC transporter permease, which produces MEMIGLMFDGAGLTLEIFFTTLVFTLPLGLLVALIRLSKFRPLSFLMEVYIWLMRGTPLMLQLLFIYYALPIVADIRLPDFSAAIIAFVLNYAAYFAEIFRGGIQSIERGQYEAAKTLGMTYVQTMRRIVLPQVIKRVLAPVSNETITLVKDTSLVYVLAMNDLLRTARTIVQREFDMTPFLVAAIFYLVMTLVLTKVFKKLEQHYAVYDE
- a CDS encoding amino acid ABC transporter ATP-binding protein: MIKAVGIRKSFKDVEVLKGIDLTVNKGEVIAIIGTSGSGKSTFLRCLNRLEVITGGSVTIEGEQLAGEENGRVVYASESEARRICSKMGMVFQQFNLFPHMTVMENLIEAPMIVKKMKREEIEPIAKELLAKVGLSAKADSYPSQLSGGQKQRVAIARALAMSPDIMLFDEPTSALDPELTVEVLKTIRDLAKEKMTMVIVTHEMAFAREVANRVLFVDGGRVVEEGCPEEIFGNPKQERTRAFLNNML
- a CDS encoding sigma-54-dependent Fis family transcriptional regulator, with product MIRERRSKEKLNAYYNKFIDFGVMDPNVHPWVAQSWQESRTLGVLPDRMPKLVQWSKEELAEKQSLHAAAIEYVTDFYQNIHEFFSSYNMSLLLLDADCYVLKSYSLPFYQRTPGQTEGARLSMKDIGTSSISLTHRHKVPFLLFGPEMWIRECQMGDACSVPIMVDGKLGYILTLVAVEQNALPYTALVSLMLSMRMSMERHLDMIQTLKARQAILDAAPIAVYHILPNGEVAYTNKMGRSRLALIHTDNDSLPNLNDAVLNYHHTPIYQGFKGIPCYNKEITWITEKRTYEDITTVVPLEGQSGGDISGVVTVTMPIEDLRMLVAHAVGYTAKYSLASMVGSSQTFTAMWEKASRVAKNENHILLQGEGGTGKQRLAHGVHQASTRAAGPLITLRCGDLPQEILEEELFGTAEREDVGRPGKLELANGGTLFMDEIEKLPRSVAIMLAEALMSHTMRRMGDRVNRTINVRIIAASDCDLKRLTERGGFDESLFRIISKNTLRVPPLRARVSDIPSLAAHIIRELAQQHAMAEKTLAEDTKKLLMSYEWPGNIKQLQEVVEHAYFNTAGSVIQADDINLMGDVKPDMSWKEDRDVFERVWKAAGGNVSRMANMLDVSRVTLYRYLKKYGIEKK
- the trmB gene encoding tRNA (guanosine(46)-N7)-methyltransferase TrmB, which codes for MRLRKKPWVKDAILDYADFVRQEVTEEAKGKWADDFGRTAPLHVELGCGKGDFITGMAARHPEINFIGIEAQLDVLYAAAKKVHEAGLTNVRLLVFNIEGITNIFEESEVDRFYINFCDPWPKARHAKRRLTYRTFLERYRGLLKKGGEIHFKTDNRPLFDFSLEEFEAVGCRVEDISYDLHSEDRPDNIRTEYEEKFSAKGFKINRCEVSFD